Proteins co-encoded in one Polynucleobacter sp. MWH-UH19D genomic window:
- the yidD gene encoding membrane protein insertion efficiency factor YidD, translating into MRILNTAATKLIRLYQIVVSPYLGARCKYVPTCSQYACDCFNHYGFVKSIALATWRVLRCNPWSHGGYDPAVKQTSH; encoded by the coding sequence GTGCGCATTCTCAACACTGCTGCAACTAAACTCATTAGGCTTTATCAAATAGTAGTAAGCCCATATTTGGGCGCACGCTGTAAATACGTGCCAACATGCTCCCAGTATGCGTGTGATTGCTTTAATCACTACGGTTTTGTCAAAAGCATTGCGTTGGCAACCTGGAGGGTATTGCGCTGTAACCCTTGGTCACATGGTGGTTATGATCCTGCTGTAAAACAGACGTCACATTAA